ACCGCCGCATGTGCGTGTCCGGACGAgcgtttttctttaattattttgggtGTTCGACGGGGCGCGTATGACTATAACGTGCAGAGTTTTGTAGCTAGGTTGTTTGTAGGTACGTTATTCCAGTGAAGCGCTTTCACTTTTCTTTTCTCTCCGTTCATGTACGACTGCGGAAAATTATACGATGACAACGAGAAGACGGGAGACGGGGAAAATCGCGTTCGAAAATGGGCCGACGTTACGGCGATAGAattagtaacaaaaaaaaacctgaGTAAAATGAGCATCATACGCACGATGGTTCAAAAACATGCTAGGCTCTGtacatcgtatataatattatgttatactatattaggtttttattatattatatttatatttaccacaAATATAGATAATGGGTACATCAGCTATTGTACATCTGTGTTCTCGTGACAACAAcgctttgttattatttttaaaattacccaTATGCATTGTGTATACGTAATACGTATCCAATGTGTCGatgtttagattttttattctGTTCATTATCAATgaaacgtgtataatattggcGTGTTAACAATTTTGTCTTTGCTTTGTTTTTTATAGGGCAGTGATGCAGCCACAAATAGCAGTTCTACAGGAGGAGGAGGAGGAGGAGTTGGAGGCGGTGGTGGAGGAGTAGGTGGAGGCAGTGGTGCCTCCACAGTGACAAGTACACGCGGATCGTCTCGCAGCCGTTCATCGGAAGAGCCGCACATTGGCAAATACAAACTGCTCAAAACCATCGGAAAAGGAAATTTCGCCAAAGTCAAACTAGCCAAACATGTACCTACCGGAAAGGAGgtaaatatcttttttataattgtataatatcattaaactaGCCAACTAGAAATCGTAACAATTGTCTGTTTTGTAGGTCGCGATTAAAATCATTGATAAAACTCAATTATTACCCGGAAGTTTGCAAAAAgtacgttattattaacttttattaatctgaataattatacgataagatcatagttatttttactgtattattatttttttttttttacagcttTTTAGAGAAGTtagaataatgaaaatgttgGACCATCCGAATATAGGTGAGTAATGCCAACAAGAAATACTGCCAACTCCGTTAACTATTTATTCTTGaactatttacatttaataacttttgttgttttttagttaaattattacaagttaTAGAAACTGAAAAAACACTATATTTAGTTATGGAATATGCTAGTGGAGGTGAAGTATTTGACTACTTGGTATTACACGGACGCATGAGAGAAAAAGAAGCAAGAGCCAAATTTAGACAAgtacatatcataataaaactgttaaaatataaaactgtgttaaaaatatctcaTGTTTTTAGATTGTTTCAGCAGTCCAATACTGCCATCAAAAAAGAATCATACACAGAGATTTAAAGGTAACTAAatcatgaattatattaattagtgtttatatcccttcaataattacattttcatttttgttttaggcTGAAAACTTATTACTGGATAGTGAaatgaacataaaaatagCAGATTTTGGATTTAGTAACGAGTTTACACCTGGTGGtaaactttatacattttgtggtAGTCCTCCATATGCCGCACCTGAACTATTCCAAggtaagataatttatatatttttaataaaaatagtaatcttaaaactatttttacagGAAAGCGTTACGATGGACCAGAAGTTGATGTTTGGTCATTAGGAGTTATTCTGTATACTTTGGTTAGCGGTTCTCTGCCTTTTGACGGTTCTACCCTGAGAGAGCTAAGGGAAAGAGTATTGCGTGGCAAATATAGAATACCGTTTTATATGTCAACAGATTGtgaaaatttattgaaaaagtttCTTGTTTTAAATCCACTTAAAAGAGCATCATTAGAGGTTAGATACATTTAGTTTTACAACaatcatattctatttcttgtatatgttatagattaaaacatattttaaaaataacacttaattcttgtttattatactgaaaatatattataggttatcATGAAAGACAAATGGATGAACTTAGGTTGCGAAGAAGATGAACTAAAACCTTATGTAGAACCAGAACAAGATTTCAAAGAACCAAAACGAATAGGTATGTCTAATCGATGCTTAAAAATCACTATTAgctatttagttataaaaatatttaatttgtctttGCTTACTTCgggtatatttaacatttatatttatagcattttttgatttgttttgtTCTAGTCTGTCGAGTTACAGAAATATTAGTTGGAATGGGTTACAGCCGTGGAGAAATAGAAGAGAGTTTATCTCAAGCTaaatatgatgatatatttGCTACTTATCTTTTACTAGGAAGAAAATCTAACGATGTAAGTATTCATATTGTGATACTTCTATAATCgagtttaattttgttaattattattatttttgttccaATCCCCTATAGCCTGAAAGTGATGGTTCTCGATCTGGTAGTTCATTATCATTAAGAGGAATCACTGGACCAAATCCTGGTGTAAATAACACCAACAATGTAGCGGCCGTGAACAATACTAATCAATCGCCATCACATCGAGGTGTACATAGGTCAATATCTGCAACCAATTCCAAACCTAGCAGAAGGGCTTCATCTGGTGGTGAAACTTCTGCTTTGACCACAAACCATCCAAATTCTAGCAATGTTCCTGCTACCAATAATACATCAAACAATCAACAAACAACCCATAACtctacaaataaaacaagtaaTAGTTGgtgatattaagtttttaaatatttaaattcacaattcaacaatattattgcctgaaacattgttttataaaaacaaattaatttagtccttaattattattgtttctgaTAAATAAGTGTTTTTAGGTACCCCCAATTCAACCAATCACAATCACAATGTGGCCATTCCAAGTACTAATTTCAAGCGTCAAAATACTATTGACGCTGCCAGCATCAAAGAGAATACAGCTCGGCTAAACTCTAGACCTGAAAATATGATAGGcatgtctattttttttttttattattattattattgatttagacTTTTATTACTCTTCTCAATAACATCTAGCAAGTGACTCtagttttaattgtaatataattcttaGGACCAAAACAACGATCAATGGCTCCAGGAGGGTCAGTGGGTAGAAGAAGTACAATCAGTTATGATGCTAAAGCAGCCGTATCAACTCCTCCTGTAATGGATCCAGCAAGGTATACCTTTGACAGAAATCACACATAAAATgaacacttataataataataatgttatgtaaaataactttttgtttatgttatcTTGTTTCTCCTTAACACTGATTAAtcttctataattataatataaacatttgttcattcattttattctattcattattattggtggtaagatgataattttgaattaatgttTGCAATGCATTGGTAATTGGGTTTAGTGCGTTGGCTGTACCTAATTCTGGTTCTGGATGTGGAGATACACGATCCAAAGGTCACGTCAAATCTGCCTCTGTGTCTAGTGCCACAGAACACGCCACAGAACCTCCTGCCCACCCGAGGTATTCCTCccgttcataattttataactgtgGCTAGATTGTTATAGCGTCTTTTAGATCGTATCAAATGCATGTTGTGTATTGTAcgcattttaaacatttgaaaactCTTGAACATATTGTTCCTCAAAATATACTCTGCGGATAGAGTTTATCTTTTCAAAAttcatttagtaaaatataataatatattttctgtgcTGCTTCCTATTACTTTGGGATATAAATTGTGCGAAATGTACATTCCATGAAAATATTACTGCCGTCTATTATACAGACTGAAATATTTGTGCATGCACTTATGTTgttcatacattatacaatataattggaTTGCTaactattattcatttttttacattttaactaaccatgtgtatatatatattgtcatttaaattaataacaacctCATtgctatgttaataattttcatttgttaaatactaatagaataaacaattaaagaaAGCTTCTAAAACCGTTAACGATTTAATTAGGTTTGcatgattttgtattattgttttgctaCTACTAAGTTTGAAATAGAGGGAAGAAATTGGCATTTTCACTATGATGAGTGTTTATCATTTTGTAGCTTCTTATAAGTTAACGTCTTATGAATGAAActattgcataaaaattatttgataaatgatattatcattaaaaaactggtaaatgttgtaaataaataatacaatatcaaatataaaaatattgtcctgtttgtaattttaatacatttagtaCAAACAGACAGTGCATTTATGTTTTcacatataaaatgtgtataacaatgaacaatttatttatttttaatttaatgaccaatttttttgtcaatgtCAATGTCTTTCAATTATAAtcagttttttagttttactgtCATGTCAAAATTTGTTGTGGTTATAGCTTTCCCGCTCACACTTGTGTGGGCGCATGTATgcgtttacatatatttaatgataacattataagtttataatgattttaatatacttattggtGATATAGGGGTGTTACTGTATCACCTGCATCACCAGCAGTCAATAGCCGACAGCCATTCCCGAGGAATGTGCCTAGTCGCCAGACCTTCCATTCTGGTCAAAATAGACATAGAGGTTATACTGGCGTTGGACCTACTAACAACACTGGCAGTCCACATGATCCATCTGTGCAAAGGCCATCattcttttcaaaaatatcatccAAGTTTGTTAAACGGTAAGTGTgtaataatctttattttgaaaattcattgttccttaaaatatagtttttatttaataaaatcctgAAAATTCTTGATCTtatgattaaacattttccatacatttttatacaaagaaAACATAGGTCCCTGAAGTAAATACTCAAAAGTttacattatgatttaattgtctttttttttaagtaattaactttttcaatttaatttttgtaaggcCTATGTAACAAGTGAggtggttaaaattaatttaacctatttaaattaccatttttaacTCTATTTCTAATGCTTGCATTATGATTTCATAtctctaaaaatattctatatatttttaatccagTATAACATCCATCCACGTCtccacttttttaaaattaaaactaatgaaaaaactcactaattatatacttactaacATTGATTGCATTTTACTCGCAGAGGCCTTACTTGTGAAAGCttgtcttaattattattataatattttttttaagttttatttagcaTATTTAGGACAATTTTGTGTGCCATATatcattcaataattaaataattttaataatttgcatatttacatgtattattaGCGAACCTTGCATAATTGTCTCAATAAAGGCAGCgctcaaaaacaatttttaaaaattttaacacataataatcTATTGGCTAGCTTTCACACAGATACGGTCCCTGcacagattattattatataatttttttatgtttctgtCATTTTTTCCATCTTGTGATCGATGCTTTTTTGTGTATATGTGTGCAGGACCACTCCCCAttaatatgaaacaaaaataccaaataaaaaaaaaa
This genomic stretch from Rhopalosiphum maidis isolate BTI-1 chromosome 3, ASM367621v3, whole genome shotgun sequence harbors:
- the LOC113557266 gene encoding serine/threonine-protein kinase par-1-like isoform X4; translated protein: MMDDDDDYSKTCGPVLDRRNPVNLDELFVPLGTKSKECDNLLAVAEEDSGAEDDVAAVDTVATKTTSLVNDINTRFSNDCTQTVGPYLDMADPSRKVSVRDLFKPLDCKSKEVQNLAEERSSDDDEDDHHKTEGAGDYQTTGAEHDQQQTQTCGPVLIDSGSYGNSPVKQQLERIFDQNPEEGNDDREKEQPPQQQQPQPKQDEQPPRPQPDGADENAQPLAGIDDEDDNDEDGGLQRPPANPDHGILTTKDGTPLIRLRSKKSIMESRFKLTMRTWDDVWKSTAWAKFAPDKLKHTLQRSARNQGELKAGDSTSKKQTATAAAMAAAGTTATAVPVKKSRFRVQHVQIDDQPSVIVAAAKRSPKPPLSSSSGSSDTDSDRLPAGLPMIESNLNELTMVESQLKKLEREHEAKHQLLTPKNDGAAEKSSSTADDGGHKQPHQQQRAVGSGGGGGDGKKDKSAATKVGSRAAETHSKRLGWLKAFRRKSSADTSSDTTSAGGTNPPAAQHAAKPVKHKQQTAATKSSAAGRQSSSPRQQQKQRASSTAGAARPRQQQRATPGSDAATNSSSTGGGGGGVGGGGGGVGGGSGASTVTSTRGSSRSRSSEEPHIGKYKLLKTIGKGNFAKVKLAKHVPTGKEVAIKIIDKTQLLPGSLQKLFREVRIMKMLDHPNIVKLLQVIETEKTLYLVMEYASGGEVFDYLVLHGRMREKEARAKFRQIVSAVQYCHQKRIIHRDLKAENLLLDSEMNIKIADFGFSNEFTPGGKLYTFCGSPPYAAPELFQGKRYDGPEVDVWSLGVILYTLVSGSLPFDGSTLRELRERVLRGKYRIPFYMSTDCENLLKKFLVLNPLKRASLEVIMKDKWMNLGCEEDELKPYVEPEQDFKEPKRIVCRVTEILVGMGYSRGEIEESLSQAKYDDIFATYLLLGRKSNDPESDGSRSGSSLSLRGITGPNPGVNNTNNVAAVNNTNQSPSHRGVHRSISATNSKPSRRASSGGETSALTTNHPNSSNVPATNNTSNNQQTTHNSTNKTSTPNSTNHNHNVAIPSTNFKRQNTIDAASIKENTARLNSRPENMIGPKQRSMAPGGSVGRRSTISYDAKAAVSTPPVMDPASALAVPNSGSGCGDTRSKGHVKSASVSSATEHATEPPAHPRGVTVSPASPAVNSRQPFPRNVPSRQTFHSGQNRHRGYTGVGPTNNTGSPHDPSVQRPSFFSKISSKFVKRTTPH